One part of the Borreliella afzelii genome encodes these proteins:
- a CDS encoding AAA family ATPase: MSIITTPKKSEIKFIDTKTLKNIKQEVLFEIDKLEKILIEKNEIIIPKINKEIFALIKEAKKEFKSKPLIGAKEIFYQILKNKKLLKKYKLSKSTFDFKDQNVLEYMEKNKIRLIETYKEFDEEIRLENEHFEIEKYVKNLTALAKNKKLDPLIGREAEIKTLANILLRRNKNSAMLIGEPGVGKTAIVEGLASSIVQKKISSKLQDKTILMLKVSNLVSGTKYRGEFEDRLNNIIKYIEKNKNTIIFIDEIHTLIGAGNSEGALDASNILKPSLSRAEIQIIGATTYNEYRKYISKDKAFARRFQTITVREPNEKDTLKIIKNIAKNFEDYHGVIYEKSALTNIVKLSSKYLINKRFPDKAIDIIDIAGAIKKEELTKDNVVTSDDIQKAINEILSIKTTNNIKEEISELKEIESKINQKVIGQKHAVGELIKEIIKVKLGLNDDSKPLTSILLIGSNGCGKTTLIDELSKKIIKDQNSVLKLDMSDYKEENSISKLIGTNPGYVGYSDGGILTNKLKHSFETLILFENIENAHNSILNLISRMLENGEIIDSKEDKILFKNTIIIMTTNVGSRMLLGEKNIGFNKNQQTNAETKTFKEEINQDLEKRFKLSLLDRIQKKIILNVLTKDNVEEICSNYLNTLKTKFYSKGIEIEIKKDINKFITTKYYKKNSGARSVIAAIKEKIEENIITKIAENQNINKITIYLEKEEIIIE, encoded by the coding sequence ATGTCTATAATTACCACTCCCAAAAAATCTGAAATAAAATTTATAGATACCAAAACTCTAAAAAACATTAAACAGGAAGTTCTATTTGAAATAGATAAATTAGAGAAAATTTTAATAGAAAAAAATGAAATAATTATTCCAAAAATCAATAAAGAAATTTTTGCTCTCATAAAAGAAGCTAAAAAGGAGTTTAAATCCAAACCCTTAATAGGAGCAAAAGAAATTTTTTATCAAATATTAAAAAATAAAAAACTTCTAAAAAAGTATAAACTAAGCAAATCTACCTTCGACTTCAAAGATCAAAATGTATTAGAATACATGGAAAAAAATAAAATAAGATTAATTGAAACCTACAAAGAATTTGATGAAGAAATACGACTTGAAAATGAACACTTTGAAATTGAAAAGTATGTCAAAAATTTAACAGCGCTTGCAAAAAATAAAAAATTAGATCCTTTGATTGGAAGAGAAGCAGAGATTAAAACTCTTGCAAATATACTCTTGAGAAGAAACAAAAATAGCGCAATGCTAATAGGTGAGCCTGGCGTAGGAAAAACAGCAATAGTTGAAGGACTTGCATCAAGCATAGTACAAAAAAAAATAAGCAGCAAACTACAAGACAAAACAATTTTAATGCTTAAAGTTTCAAACTTGGTATCAGGAACAAAATATAGAGGTGAATTTGAAGACCGTTTAAATAATATAATTAAGTATATTGAAAAAAATAAAAACACAATAATATTTATTGACGAAATACATACTTTAATAGGAGCTGGAAATTCCGAAGGAGCTCTTGATGCATCAAATATATTAAAACCATCACTTTCTAGAGCTGAAATACAAATTATTGGAGCAACCACTTATAATGAATACCGAAAATATATTTCAAAAGACAAAGCATTTGCCAGAAGATTCCAAACAATTACTGTAAGAGAGCCTAATGAAAAAGATACACTAAAAATAATCAAAAATATTGCAAAAAATTTCGAAGACTATCATGGAGTAATTTATGAAAAAAGTGCGCTTACAAATATAGTAAAGCTTTCATCTAAATATCTAATAAATAAAAGATTTCCAGATAAAGCAATAGATATAATAGACATTGCTGGTGCAATTAAAAAAGAAGAACTTACAAAAGACAATGTTGTAACATCAGATGATATACAAAAAGCAATAAATGAAATACTATCTATTAAAACAACAAATAACATAAAAGAAGAAATTTCAGAATTAAAAGAAATAGAGAGTAAAATCAATCAAAAAGTGATCGGACAAAAACATGCAGTAGGCGAGCTTATTAAAGAAATTATTAAAGTCAAACTTGGACTCAATGACGATTCTAAACCTTTAACTTCAATATTATTAATAGGATCAAATGGATGTGGAAAAACCACTTTAATTGATGAACTATCTAAAAAAATCATTAAGGATCAAAATTCAGTATTAAAACTAGATATGTCAGATTACAAAGAGGAAAACTCTATTTCAAAATTAATTGGCACAAATCCAGGATACGTGGGTTACTCTGATGGAGGCATTCTGACAAACAAATTAAAACATTCATTTGAAACTTTAATATTGTTTGAAAACATTGAAAATGCCCACAACTCTATATTAAACTTAATAAGTCGAATGCTTGAAAACGGAGAAATTATTGATAGCAAAGAGGACAAAATACTATTTAAAAACACAATTATAATAATGACTACAAATGTTGGATCTAGAATGCTTCTTGGAGAGAAGAATATTGGATTCAACAAAAATCAACAAACAAACGCAGAGACAAAAACCTTTAAAGAAGAAATAAACCAAGATCTTGAAAAAAGATTCAAGTTGTCCCTTTTAGACAGAATTCAAAAAAAAATTATCCTAAATGTCCTTACAAAAGACAACGTAGAAGAAATTTGTAGCAACTACTTAAATACCCTTAAAACAAAATTTTACTCTAAAGGAATTGAAATAGAAATAAAAAAAGATATTAACAAATTCATAACCACAAAATACTATAAAAAAAATTCAGGAGCAAGAAGCGTAATTGCTGCAATAAAGGAAAAAATAGAAGAAAATATTATCACTAAAATAGCTGAGAATCAAAATATAAATAAAATAACAATTTATTTAGAAAAAGAAGAAATAATAATAGAATAA
- a CDS encoding AAA family ATPase: MRINKLIFKNIASYKGEHELNFDTLLLRQSGIFLISGNTGSGKSTILDCITLALYARVYRLGKKIVDIISKGETSAYVKLTFTIAGKIYESFIELNVKNIETPKSMLLSCFFDDRIIEGRTDVLEHIKSLCRLDFNQFCQTVILPQGNFQEFLTSTPKEKTAIIDNIFNLKKYDNLEFYLKSDFERTKFSIDKLLNSESYEKSILDYDEKEYKSLKDYLDLVDIGRLEIDLKNIKRAISLCNQAISSNERYLGLEIEISSLEDQLSSQIEYQDSLESDYSFQKKIKENLDLDRKIYLCSDFWNLKNLVAMQGELFNDIRLLDLELSKVIDNLKEIKDLDSNNFNYVKELFNKNCNIFNFTSVENDYQNLLLRKNSLENEKKELLKAQSKKNDEIKSISSEKSNFDFDKYVYYEALKLFQTFNDELISKYRDRLEFLLKSADKEDFNKNKEKNLIKIDLYKELLKYLDDKNFSIESDKEKLKYIEVEYKNYQHKDKLSVCSLKELYILNSKLNLIQNQINELKYQLSCKQEEISKQEINALEFEKNNAEILRLIGKNLFDKYINYSKREKILAFENKLEKLEQFKGREKDLKIEISLKNQNFDQNLLKIKSLLLKLNLHLNFSDYYSLKREFNVILARQKSIENEWNTLVLNLKNLEDLKIKTETQIKFIKESILTLKVKLNEEQNSFMNIASNLKSVFSDSFPFELETVLEQINKNSLHFLQKLSLSIGSKLEFLSRDIEKYKIKLLNFKALQKKINKQKINLDVLRGELNLAKERKDKLDILRKVVIRSSGLKYYVQTFLINDILRLANEKYLRWIFPDFELKTNKESKEFDFLIEDKKDVNKIRTVKTLSGGEKFLVSLALSLALSDKIRDSELKIEAFFLDEGFGNLDEDTLAQVMPKLSKFQIMTGRQIGIISHVSYLKEMIKAQIVINKISKISYIAMENL, encoded by the coding sequence ATGAGGATAAATAAGCTCATATTTAAAAATATTGCTTCTTATAAAGGCGAGCATGAGTTAAATTTCGATACGCTTCTTTTAAGACAATCAGGCATTTTTTTAATTTCTGGTAATACTGGATCAGGTAAAAGTACTATTTTAGATTGCATAACTTTGGCGCTATATGCTCGTGTTTATAGACTTGGAAAAAAAATTGTAGATATTATATCAAAAGGTGAGACCAGTGCTTATGTTAAATTAACATTTACTATTGCTGGTAAGATTTATGAATCTTTTATTGAGCTTAATGTAAAAAATATAGAGACACCTAAGAGTATGTTGCTTAGTTGTTTTTTTGATGATAGGATTATTGAGGGTAGAACCGACGTTTTAGAGCATATTAAAAGTCTTTGTCGATTAGACTTTAATCAATTTTGTCAAACTGTAATTTTGCCACAAGGTAATTTTCAAGAATTTTTAACATCAACGCCTAAAGAGAAAACCGCAATAATTGATAATATTTTTAATTTGAAAAAATATGATAATTTGGAATTTTATTTAAAAAGTGACTTTGAGCGTACAAAGTTTAGTATAGATAAATTATTAAATTCGGAATCTTATGAAAAATCGATTCTTGATTATGATGAGAAGGAGTATAAATCCCTTAAGGATTATTTAGATTTAGTTGATATTGGTCGATTAGAAATTGATCTTAAAAATATTAAAAGGGCTATTTCTTTGTGTAATCAGGCAATATCGTCTAACGAGAGATATTTAGGCTTGGAAATTGAAATATCTTCTCTAGAGGATCAATTATCTTCTCAGATTGAATATCAAGATTCTTTAGAGTCGGATTATTCTTTTCAAAAAAAAATAAAAGAAAATTTGGATTTGGATCGGAAAATTTATTTGTGTTCAGATTTTTGGAATTTGAAAAATCTTGTTGCTATGCAGGGCGAATTATTTAATGATATTAGATTGCTTGATTTAGAACTTTCAAAAGTGATAGATAATTTAAAAGAAATTAAAGATTTGGACAGTAATAATTTTAATTATGTTAAGGAACTTTTTAATAAAAATTGTAATATTTTTAATTTTACATCTGTTGAGAATGATTATCAAAACTTGCTTTTAAGGAAAAATAGCCTTGAGAATGAAAAAAAAGAATTATTAAAGGCTCAAAGTAAAAAAAATGATGAGATTAAAAGTATTTCTTCTGAGAAATCTAATTTCGATTTTGATAAGTATGTTTATTATGAGGCATTGAAATTATTTCAAACTTTTAATGATGAATTGATTTCAAAATATAGAGATAGGTTGGAATTTTTATTAAAATCTGCTGACAAAGAAGATTTTAATAAAAACAAGGAAAAAAATCTTATTAAGATTGATTTGTATAAAGAGTTGTTAAAATATCTTGATGATAAAAATTTTTCTATTGAGAGTGATAAAGAGAAATTAAAATATATTGAGGTTGAATATAAAAATTATCAGCATAAAGATAAATTGTCGGTTTGTAGTTTGAAAGAGCTTTACATTTTAAATTCAAAGCTTAATTTGATACAAAATCAAATTAATGAGCTTAAATATCAGCTATCTTGCAAACAAGAAGAAATCTCTAAGCAAGAGATTAATGCTTTGGAGTTTGAAAAGAATAATGCTGAAATTTTAAGATTGATTGGAAAAAATTTATTTGATAAATACATAAATTATTCTAAGAGAGAAAAAATTTTAGCATTTGAAAATAAATTGGAAAAGCTTGAACAATTTAAGGGTAGGGAAAAGGATTTAAAAATTGAGATTTCTTTAAAAAATCAAAATTTTGATCAAAATCTTTTAAAGATTAAAAGTTTATTATTAAAACTTAATTTGCATTTAAATTTTAGCGATTATTATTCCTTGAAAAGAGAATTTAATGTTATTTTAGCTAGGCAGAAAAGTATAGAAAATGAATGGAATACCCTTGTTTTAAATCTTAAAAATTTAGAAGATTTGAAAATTAAAACCGAAACCCAAATTAAATTTATAAAAGAATCTATTTTGACTTTAAAGGTGAAATTAAACGAAGAACAAAATAGTTTTATGAATATAGCTTCAAATTTAAAAAGTGTTTTTTCAGATTCATTTCCTTTTGAATTAGAAACTGTTTTGGAACAAATCAATAAGAATAGTCTTCATTTCTTGCAAAAATTGAGTTTGTCAATTGGCTCTAAGCTTGAATTTTTATCCAGAGATATCGAAAAGTATAAAATAAAGCTTTTAAACTTTAAAGCTCTTCAAAAAAAGATTAATAAACAAAAAATTAATTTAGATGTGCTAAGAGGAGAATTAAATCTTGCTAAAGAAAGGAAAGATAAGCTAGATATTTTAAGGAAGGTGGTTATTAGATCTTCTGGATTGAAATATTATGTTCAAACTTTTTTAATTAATGATATTTTAAGGCTGGCAAATGAGAAGTATTTAAGGTGGATTTTCCCTGATTTTGAGCTTAAAACCAACAAAGAGAGCAAGGAGTTTGATTTTTTAATTGAAGACAAAAAAGATGTTAATAAAATAAGAACGGTAAAAACTTTGTCTGGGGGAGAGAAATTTCTTGTATCTTTGGCTTTGTCTTTAGCTTTATCTGATAAAATAAGAGATAGTGAATTAAAAATAGAAGCTTTTTTTTTAGATGAAGGGTTTGGCAATCTTGATGAAGATACTTTGGCTCAAGTTATGCCCAAACTTTCTAAGTTTCAAATAATGACCGGACGACAAATTGGCATAATTTCCCATGTTTCTTATTTGAAGGAGATGATTAAAGCACAAATAGTTATAAACAAAATTTCTAAAATTTCTTATATTGCTATGGAAAATTTATGA
- the ileS gene encoding isoleucine--tRNA ligase, translating into MFKKVENKANFPKIEEKILKFWNDNKIFEKSMKQREGCEEFTFYDGPPFATGLPHFGHFVPNTIKDIIPRYQTMQGKYVKRNFGWDTHGLPVEYEVEKKLGISGKYEIENYGIENFNKECKKIVLRYTEEWKNIILRLGRWVDFEKGYKTMDINFMESVWWVFKSLYNKGLIYESYYVLPYSPKLATPLSNFEVNLGEYKEVNDPSLTIKFKIKDKNEYLLAWTTTPWTLPSNLGIAVGQEIEYSKIFDKKKEEILILGSKKLNSYYDDENSYTIIEKFKGSKLEGIEYEPIFNYFLEQKDKGAFKVHMADYVTTDDGTGIVHIAPFGEEDYRILKKHTNVDIIDPLDAECKFTNRVKDFQGLFVKDADKKIIENLKLRNFLFKRENYLHRYPFCYRTNYPIIYRPISSWFVNVEKIKTKLLEVNEKINWMPAHLKKGRFGKWLENAKDWAISRNRFWGNPIPIWICSKTGKKICVGSKKELESLSGQKIEDLHKDKVDKITWPSKDGGTFIRTSEVLDCWFESGAMPYASNHYPFTNESNFKNIFPADFIAEGLDQTRGWFYTLTILGVSLFESTAFKNVIVNGLVLSSDGRKMSKSFKNYTDPMEVINTFGADALRLYLIMSPVVKADDLKYSDNGVRDVLKNIIIPIWNAYSFFTTYAIIDKFQPPKNFNLVKNNNLDKWIISELESLKKILNNEIDKYNLTKSIESLLEFIDKLNNWYIRRSRRRFWKSENDKDKNDAYETLYYAIKTLMILLAPFIPFITEEIYQNLKTDEDKQSIHLNDYPKANENLINKTIEEKINLARKITSMARSLRSLHNIKIRMPISTIYIVTKNQNEQNMLIEMQEIILDEINAKEMKIKSNEEDLITYKAKANFKELGKKLGKDMKTVSIEISKLKNEDIIKIINGISYEIKVGNTKYYLSLNDIILEREEKDNLKVINEESITIGIDSLITKELYLEGLTREFVRQIQNLRKEKNFDVSDRINLYIENNETLQEILNKFEKYIKTETLALNIIFNKSKLEKKINLDDNIFTIIGIEKC; encoded by the coding sequence ATGTTTAAAAAAGTAGAAAACAAGGCAAATTTTCCTAAAATAGAAGAAAAAATATTAAAATTTTGGAATGACAACAAGATTTTTGAAAAATCAATGAAACAACGAGAAGGATGTGAAGAATTTACATTTTATGACGGGCCCCCTTTTGCAACAGGACTTCCCCATTTTGGACATTTTGTTCCAAACACAATAAAAGACATAATTCCAAGATACCAAACAATGCAAGGCAAATACGTTAAAAGAAATTTTGGATGGGATACTCACGGACTACCTGTTGAATACGAAGTAGAAAAAAAATTGGGAATTTCTGGCAAATACGAAATAGAAAATTATGGGATTGAAAATTTTAACAAAGAATGCAAAAAAATAGTACTTAGATATACAGAAGAATGGAAAAATATAATCTTGAGACTTGGAAGATGGGTGGATTTTGAAAAAGGCTACAAAACTATGGATATAAACTTCATGGAATCTGTATGGTGGGTATTTAAAAGTCTTTATAACAAAGGTTTAATCTACGAAAGTTATTATGTACTCCCCTATTCTCCAAAGCTTGCAACTCCACTTTCAAACTTTGAAGTGAATCTTGGAGAATATAAAGAAGTCAATGACCCATCATTAACAATAAAATTCAAAATAAAAGATAAAAACGAATACCTACTAGCATGGACAACCACCCCTTGGACATTGCCCTCAAATCTTGGAATTGCAGTGGGGCAAGAAATAGAATATTCTAAAATTTTTGACAAAAAAAAAGAAGAGATTTTAATACTTGGATCAAAAAAGCTTAATAGCTATTATGATGATGAAAATTCCTATACTATTATAGAAAAATTTAAAGGAAGCAAGCTTGAAGGCATAGAATATGAACCTATTTTCAACTACTTTTTAGAACAAAAAGATAAAGGGGCTTTCAAAGTCCACATGGCCGATTATGTTACAACTGATGATGGAACAGGAATTGTTCATATTGCTCCTTTTGGAGAAGAAGACTACAGAATACTTAAAAAACACACAAATGTCGATATAATAGATCCCTTAGATGCTGAATGTAAATTCACAAATCGGGTAAAAGATTTTCAAGGACTTTTTGTAAAAGATGCTGATAAAAAAATAATAGAAAACCTAAAATTACGCAATTTTTTATTCAAAAGAGAAAATTATCTACACAGATATCCATTTTGTTATAGAACAAACTATCCAATTATTTACAGACCAATAAGCTCGTGGTTTGTAAATGTAGAAAAAATAAAAACTAAACTCTTAGAAGTAAATGAAAAAATTAATTGGATGCCAGCTCATTTGAAAAAAGGAAGATTTGGGAAATGGCTAGAAAATGCAAAGGATTGGGCAATAAGCAGAAACAGATTTTGGGGAAATCCAATTCCAATTTGGATATGCTCAAAAACAGGGAAAAAAATTTGCGTTGGATCAAAAAAAGAGCTTGAAAGTCTATCTGGTCAAAAAATCGAAGACTTACACAAAGACAAAGTGGATAAAATAACTTGGCCAAGCAAAGATGGCGGCACATTCATAAGAACAAGCGAGGTTCTAGATTGTTGGTTTGAATCTGGAGCAATGCCTTACGCAAGCAATCATTATCCATTCACAAATGAAAGTAATTTTAAAAATATATTTCCTGCTGACTTTATTGCAGAAGGCCTAGATCAAACAAGAGGATGGTTTTATACTCTTACAATCCTAGGGGTCTCTCTTTTTGAAAGCACAGCATTCAAAAACGTCATTGTAAATGGACTTGTGCTTTCAAGCGATGGAAGAAAAATGTCAAAATCCTTTAAAAATTATACAGACCCAATGGAAGTAATAAACACCTTCGGAGCCGATGCTTTAAGGCTTTATTTAATAATGAGCCCTGTAGTCAAAGCTGATGATTTAAAATATAGCGACAATGGGGTAAGAGACGTTCTTAAAAATATAATAATACCCATTTGGAACGCTTATTCCTTTTTCACAACTTATGCAATAATTGACAAATTCCAACCTCCAAAAAATTTCAACTTAGTTAAAAACAATAACCTTGACAAATGGATCATAAGCGAACTTGAAAGCCTAAAAAAAATACTAAATAACGAAATAGACAAATATAATTTAACAAAATCAATAGAATCTTTACTTGAATTTATAGATAAATTGAATAATTGGTATATAAGAAGATCGAGAAGAAGATTTTGGAAATCAGAAAACGATAAAGACAAAAATGATGCCTATGAAACATTATATTATGCAATCAAAACTTTAATGATTTTACTGGCACCCTTTATTCCATTTATAACAGAAGAGATTTATCAAAATTTAAAAACCGATGAAGACAAGCAATCAATACACCTTAACGATTATCCTAAAGCAAATGAAAATTTAATCAACAAAACAATTGAAGAGAAAATAAATCTTGCAAGAAAAATAACTTCAATGGCAAGATCACTCAGATCATTACATAATATAAAAATACGCATGCCTATTAGTACGATATATATTGTCACAAAAAATCAAAATGAACAAAATATGCTAATAGAAATGCAAGAAATAATATTAGATGAAATAAATGCAAAAGAAATGAAAATAAAATCTAATGAAGAGGACCTCATAACTTACAAAGCAAAAGCAAACTTTAAAGAACTTGGAAAAAAGCTTGGGAAAGATATGAAAACAGTATCTATTGAGATTAGCAAGCTAAAAAATGAAGATATAATAAAAATAATAAATGGAATATCTTATGAAATAAAAGTGGGTAATACAAAGTATTACTTATCATTAAATGATATAATATTAGAAAGAGAAGAAAAAGATAACTTAAAAGTAATCAATGAAGAATCTATTACAATAGGAATAGACTCGCTAATCACAAAAGAGCTATACTTAGAAGGACTTACAAGAGAATTTGTAAGACAAATTCAAAATTTAAGAAAAGAAAAAAATTTTGATGTGAGCGATAGAATAAACTTATACATAGAAAATAATGAAACATTACAAGAAATACTAAATAAATTTGAAAAATATATTAAAACTGAAACATTGGCCTTAAATATCATATTTAACAAAAGCAAGCTAGAAAAAAAAATAAACCTCGACGACAACATATTTACAATAATAGGAATTGAAAAATGTTAA
- a CDS encoding ROK family protein — MKHYLAIDIGGTNTKYSLADSSGVFFDKNEISTGTTSDELVNTLVNLINAYKESSNIAGVAICIPGFVDLKGNVIRVNAISGFVNYPLKERLESLTGVSTEIENDANCVALAEKFKGNAIDSNDFIAITLGTGIGAGIFTNGKLLRGSSFMSGEVGFMITRGISNNIPFNCRWEAISSVSALRKRVAMRLEKPLKEVSGECVFDLAENGNIHAKNEVDRFFENLSFGIFNLTFILNPEKILIGGGISARSDLIDRIYEKLENLWSLEMAFVNNNNIKNLVTLEPTKFNNESGKIGALYHYFTCKKQNNPSFD, encoded by the coding sequence ATGAAACATTATTTGGCAATTGATATTGGCGGGACTAATACTAAATATTCGCTTGCAGATTCAAGCGGTGTTTTTTTTGATAAAAATGAAATAAGTACGGGGACTACTTCTGATGAACTAGTAAATACTTTAGTTAATCTTATTAATGCTTACAAAGAATCGAGTAATATAGCAGGGGTTGCAATTTGTATTCCTGGGTTTGTTGATCTTAAGGGAAATGTTATTAGAGTAAATGCTATTTCTGGCTTTGTTAATTATCCTTTAAAAGAGAGATTGGAATCTTTAACCGGAGTAAGTACAGAGATTGAAAATGATGCTAATTGTGTGGCCTTAGCAGAAAAATTCAAGGGTAATGCTATTGATTCTAATGATTTTATTGCTATAACCCTTGGCACAGGAATTGGTGCTGGAATTTTTACAAATGGCAAACTTTTAAGAGGAAGTTCTTTTATGTCCGGAGAGGTTGGATTTATGATTACTAGAGGTATTAGCAATAATATTCCTTTTAATTGTAGATGGGAGGCTATTTCTTCTGTTTCAGCTTTAAGGAAAAGAGTTGCTATGCGCTTAGAGAAGCCCTTAAAAGAAGTTTCAGGAGAATGTGTTTTTGATCTTGCTGAGAATGGAAATATTCATGCCAAGAATGAAGTTGACAGATTTTTTGAGAATTTATCATTTGGTATTTTTAATTTAACTTTTATTTTAAATCCCGAAAAGATTTTAATTGGGGGAGGAATAAGCGCAAGGTCTGATTTAATAGATAGAATATATGAAAAATTAGAAAATTTATGGTCGTTAGAAATGGCTTTTGTAAATAATAATAACATAAAAAATCTTGTAACACTTGAACCGACTAAATTTAATAATGAATCTGGTAAAATTGGAGCTTTGTATCATTATTTTACTTGTAAAAAGCAAAATAATCCCTCTTTTGATTAA
- a CDS encoding exonuclease SbcCD subunit D — translation MNNYKVLHTSDWHIGKKIENFSILKEQKNFLSFLLEFLKKEKIDLLLVAGDVYDSKRPGFEEQRLVNNFFYELSFTSCKWCVVISGNHDKKDYLSINKKLLSRFNFFLITEYDSDEQIVFLKDNGILKFIVVCFPHINERFILGQNFDNIFGLEDQSSSKLFLENLENAYREKISSLSNFLENKYKGIPKILMAHSFFSSSKKIDTLGGSYIIPFNVFGNGFSYVALGHIHKFMKLRDNIVYSGSPMQYSFNETHDKYINVLHFNDNKLILQKAFPVPIFNKLIFVKGSLNEVLDFLNNVRKDETFTIYLKIELNEAIDTSAEETIYDLAKLNFINLVSISYSLLLSQNLQDDSSDIGELEVLEMDEKYFFEKKLRRDFENGVIKDIKFKEEELISLFNEVLAKGYLGEYEDK, via the coding sequence GTGAACAATTATAAAGTTTTGCATACTTCAGATTGGCATATTGGAAAAAAAATTGAAAATTTTTCAATACTTAAGGAGCAGAAGAATTTTTTATCTTTTCTTTTAGAATTTCTTAAAAAAGAAAAAATAGATCTTTTGCTTGTTGCTGGAGATGTTTATGATTCTAAAAGACCCGGATTTGAAGAGCAAAGATTGGTGAATAATTTTTTTTACGAACTTTCTTTTACTTCTTGTAAATGGTGTGTAGTTATTTCTGGGAATCATGACAAAAAAGATTATTTGAGTATCAATAAAAAACTTCTTTCACGGTTTAATTTTTTTTTAATAACAGAATATGATTCTGATGAGCAAATAGTTTTCTTAAAAGATAATGGGATTTTGAAGTTTATTGTTGTTTGTTTTCCTCATATAAATGAAAGGTTTATTTTAGGGCAAAATTTTGACAATATTTTTGGATTAGAAGATCAGTCTTCAAGTAAGCTATTTCTTGAAAATTTAGAAAATGCTTACAGAGAAAAGATATCAAGTTTATCTAATTTTTTAGAAAACAAGTATAAAGGAATTCCTAAAATATTAATGGCACATTCTTTTTTTAGCAGCAGTAAAAAGATTGATACCTTGGGAGGTAGTTATATTATTCCTTTTAATGTTTTTGGAAATGGTTTTTCTTATGTTGCTCTTGGACATATTCATAAATTCATGAAACTAAGGGATAATATTGTTTATTCAGGCTCTCCCATGCAATATTCATTTAATGAGACCCATGATAAATATATAAATGTTTTGCATTTTAATGACAATAAATTAATTTTGCAAAAAGCATTTCCGGTGCCGATTTTCAATAAATTAATCTTTGTTAAAGGTTCTTTGAATGAAGTTCTTGACTTTTTAAATAATGTTAGAAAAGATGAGACTTTTACTATTTATTTAAAAATTGAACTTAATGAAGCGATTGATACTAGTGCTGAGGAGACCATTTATGATTTAGCAAAGCTTAATTTTATAAATTTAGTTTCTATTTCTTATTCTTTACTTTTAAGTCAGAATTTGCAAGACGATTCTAGCGATATTGGAGAACTTGAAGTTCTTGAGATGGATGAAAAATATTTTTTTGAAAAAAAGTTGAGACGAGATTTTGAGAATGGTGTTATTAAGGATATCAAATTTAAGGAAGAAGAGCTTATTTCTCTTTTTAACGAGGTTTTAGCTAAAGGATATTTGGGCGAATATGAGGATAAATAA